The Micromonospora sp. Llam0 genome includes a window with the following:
- a CDS encoding NUDIX hydrolase, with protein sequence MIIRRSPARALLYGVFYRLPHPVRRRLVRLAVQRYIVGAVTLVTDSEVDPPAPARLLLLRQPPGRGWTLPAGLLRHREAPVVGAARELAEETGIRLAPDQLRPAVPNAVVHAKGWVDVVFEASVAASRTQLVVDGAEVYEAAWHRLDDLPRLTPATARLLAHYGIGPLVVPAVEEPG encoded by the coding sequence ATGATCATCCGCCGATCCCCCGCACGCGCGCTGCTGTACGGCGTGTTCTACCGGTTGCCGCACCCGGTCCGTCGGCGGTTGGTCCGGCTCGCCGTGCAGAGGTACATCGTCGGTGCCGTGACGCTGGTGACCGACTCCGAAGTCGATCCGCCGGCACCCGCCCGACTCCTGCTGCTGCGCCAGCCGCCCGGCCGGGGCTGGACACTGCCCGCCGGTCTGCTGCGACACCGCGAGGCGCCGGTGGTCGGCGCGGCCCGGGAGCTCGCCGAGGAGACCGGCATCCGGCTGGCCCCGGACCAGCTGCGCCCGGCGGTGCCGAACGCCGTGGTGCACGCCAAGGGCTGGGTGGACGTGGTCTTCGAAGCCTCGGTGGCGGCCTCACGGACCCAACTGGTGGTCGACGGGGCCGAGGTGTACGAAGCCGCCTGGCACCGGCTCGACGACCTGCCCCGACTGACCCCGGCGACCGCCCGGCTGCTGGCGCACTACGGCATCGGACCGCTCGTCGTGCCAGCGGTGGAGGAACCGGGATGA
- a CDS encoding NTP transferase domain-containing protein: MSAPAAGPDRICAVILAAGEGRRLRPLTGLVPKALCPVGNVPLLDRALARVGALGFTGPAAVAVNACYLGRQVVTHVGDRAQLSVEPGDPLGTSGGIGRLRDWIDGRGVLVGNVDGYLAHPDLAPGPDIAALLDGWDGETVRLLGKRFTDPAARGGFDGHRFAGFSLLPWRYVSGLPATPGELVRTVWRPAEAAGALQVINFPGTYLDTGTPPDYLAANLHAAAGRSLVDPSATVTGPVDRSVVGAGAVVRGTLVRSVVWPGAQVPAGEQLTDAIRVGSDLTVSAS; this comes from the coding sequence ATGAGCGCACCGGCGGCCGGACCGGACCGGATCTGCGCGGTGATCCTCGCCGCCGGTGAAGGCCGCCGGTTGCGGCCGCTGACCGGCCTCGTCCCGAAGGCGCTCTGCCCGGTCGGGAACGTACCGCTGCTGGACCGGGCCCTCGCCCGGGTCGGCGCGCTCGGTTTCACCGGGCCGGCGGCGGTCGCGGTCAACGCCTGCTACCTCGGCCGGCAGGTGGTGACGCATGTCGGAGACCGGGCACAGCTGTCCGTGGAGCCGGGAGACCCGTTGGGCACCTCCGGCGGCATCGGCCGGCTACGGGACTGGATCGACGGCCGGGGCGTGCTGGTCGGCAACGTCGACGGCTATCTCGCCCATCCGGATCTGGCTCCCGGGCCGGACATCGCGGCGCTGCTCGACGGCTGGGACGGTGAGACGGTCCGGCTGCTGGGCAAGCGGTTCACCGACCCGGCCGCCCGGGGCGGCTTCGACGGGCACCGGTTCGCCGGCTTCTCGCTGCTGCCGTGGCGCTACGTCAGCGGACTACCGGCCACCCCCGGCGAGTTGGTCCGTACCGTCTGGCGGCCGGCGGAGGCGGCCGGCGCGCTGCAGGTGATCAACTTTCCGGGAACCTACCTGGACACCGGGACACCACCGGACTACCTCGCGGCCAATCTGCACGCGGCAGCTGGTCGGAGCCTTGTCGACCCGTCGGCCACGGTGACCGGCCCGGTCGACCGTTCCGTGGTCGGCGCCGGGGCGGTGGTGCGGGGGACGCTGGTCCGCTCGGTGGTGTGGCCCGGCGCACAGGTGCCGGCCGGGGAACAGCTGACCGACGCGATCCGGGTGGGCAGTGATCTGACGGTGTCCGCCAGCTGA
- a CDS encoding Lrp/AsnC family transcriptional regulator: protein MITAIVLIDCSTDSIPEVAEALAGLTGVSEVYSVAGHVDLIAIVRVREFDQIADVIAGRISKVPGVLNTESHIAFRAYSQHDLEAAFAIGLADAD from the coding sequence GTGATCACTGCCATCGTGCTGATCGACTGCTCCACGGACTCGATCCCGGAGGTGGCCGAGGCGCTCGCCGGTCTCACCGGGGTGAGCGAGGTCTACTCGGTGGCCGGGCACGTCGACCTGATCGCCATCGTCCGGGTACGGGAGTTCGACCAGATCGCCGACGTGATCGCCGGGCGGATCTCGAAGGTGCCGGGCGTGCTCAACACCGAGTCGCACATCGCCTTCCGCGCCTACTCGCAGCACGATCTGGAGGCGGCCTTCGCCATCGGCCTGGCCGACGCTGACTGA
- a CDS encoding cytochrome bc complex cytochrome b subunit, translating into MKRRKFDARALPGKAAGQLDDRFQAATPLRKLLNKVFPDHWSFLLGEIALFSFVVVLLTGVYLTFFFDPSMEEVVYDGSYAPLRGIPMSAAYASTLDISFDVRGGLIMRQMHHWGALLFMASIVVHMLRVFFTGAFRKPREANWIIGSLLFWVGFLAGFTGYSLPDDGLSGTGLRIASAIMLSIPVIGSWVTSSIFGGEFPGTIIISRFYIAHVLLIPGLLVALISAHLGLVFKQKHTQWAGPGRTNDNVVGERMFPRYAIKQGGFFMIVFGVVALMAGIFQINPVWLFGPYEAAVVSAASQPDWYVMFLDGSTRLMPAWELTIPIGDGYVIPPLFWPTVVLPGILVMLSLAYPFLEARYTKDKASHNLLQRPRDVPARTAVGAMAVTFFIVLTISGGNDVFADKFFISLNAMTWAGRIGLILLPPLAYYVTYRICLGLQQHDREVLAHGVETGVIRRLPDGRFVEVHQPLGPTDEHGHGKLEYVGWVVPKKMNRLGALGPAVKGFFFPIEKPAQVPPPTHVAIDPAEEQPADLPPADKDKKPADREEISSGSR; encoded by the coding sequence ATGAAACGCCGTAAGTTCGACGCCCGGGCGCTGCCCGGCAAGGCCGCCGGGCAGCTCGACGACCGGTTCCAGGCAGCTACCCCGCTGCGCAAGCTGTTGAACAAGGTCTTCCCGGACCACTGGTCGTTCCTGCTCGGCGAGATCGCGCTCTTCTCGTTCGTCGTCGTCCTGCTCACCGGTGTCTACCTGACCTTCTTCTTCGACCCGTCGATGGAGGAGGTCGTCTACGACGGCAGTTACGCCCCGCTGCGCGGGATCCCCATGTCGGCGGCGTACGCGTCGACGCTGGACATCTCGTTCGACGTCCGGGGCGGCCTGATCATGCGGCAGATGCACCACTGGGGGGCGCTGCTGTTCATGGCGTCGATCGTGGTGCACATGCTGCGGGTGTTCTTCACCGGCGCGTTCCGCAAGCCGCGTGAGGCCAACTGGATCATCGGCTCGCTGCTGTTCTGGGTCGGCTTCCTCGCCGGCTTCACCGGCTACTCGCTGCCCGACGACGGCCTGTCCGGCACCGGGCTGCGGATCGCGTCGGCGATCATGCTGTCCATCCCGGTGATCGGGTCCTGGGTCACCTCGTCGATCTTCGGCGGCGAGTTCCCGGGCACGATCATCATCAGCCGGTTCTACATCGCCCACGTACTGCTGATCCCCGGGCTGCTGGTGGCGCTGATCAGCGCACACCTCGGCCTGGTCTTCAAGCAGAAGCACACCCAGTGGGCCGGTCCGGGACGGACCAACGACAACGTGGTCGGCGAGCGGATGTTCCCCCGCTACGCGATCAAACAGGGTGGCTTCTTCATGATCGTCTTCGGGGTGGTCGCCCTGATGGCGGGTATCTTCCAGATCAACCCGGTGTGGCTGTTCGGCCCGTACGAGGCCGCCGTCGTCTCGGCGGCGAGCCAACCCGACTGGTACGTCATGTTCCTGGACGGCTCCACCCGGTTGATGCCAGCCTGGGAGCTGACCATCCCGATCGGCGACGGGTACGTGATCCCGCCGCTGTTCTGGCCGACCGTGGTGCTGCCCGGCATCCTGGTCATGCTCTCCCTGGCGTACCCGTTCCTCGAAGCGCGGTACACGAAGGACAAGGCCAGCCACAACCTGCTGCAGCGACCCCGGGACGTGCCGGCCCGCACCGCCGTCGGTGCCATGGCCGTCACCTTCTTCATCGTGCTGACCATCTCCGGCGGCAACGACGTGTTCGCCGACAAGTTCTTCATCAGCCTGAACGCGATGACCTGGGCCGGCCGGATCGGATTGATCCTGCTCCCACCGTTGGCCTACTACGTCACCTACCGGATCTGTCTCGGTCTGCAGCAGCACGACCGGGAGGTGCTGGCGCACGGCGTCGAGACCGGCGTCATCCGACGGCTGCCCGACGGCCGCTTCGTCGAGGTGCACCAGCCGCTGGGACCGACCGACGAGCACGGCCACGGCAAGCTGGAGTACGTCGGCTGGGTGGTGCCGAAGAAGATGAACCGGCTCGGCGCGCTCGGCCCGGCCGTCAAGGGCTTCTTCTTCCCGATCGAGAAGCCGGCGCAGGTTCCACCGCCGACGCATGTGGCGATCGACCCGGCCGAGGAACAGCCGGCCGATCTGCCGCCGGCCGACAAGGACAAGAAGCCGGCCGACCGGGAGGAGATCAGCAGCGGCAGCCGCTGA
- a CDS encoding ubiquinol-cytochrome c reductase iron-sulfur subunit, which yields MSTDIDTTQQHRQPAQVSLDDPRLTSFDVLSEGARRDDIEIVHYEPPFPVPGTRAERRISRFVAGLFLLAGLTATAFLVVFIWWPWEYELGTGISKFYTPLLGVSLGLTLLAIGVGILTWGKKLLPHEVAIQDRHDGPSSPDDRKITGGTLTYMVDELGVKRRPLLGVSLLAGLAPVAAVAAAPLVGGLIRDPHTDNQMATTGWEPVETVGGGTELVRLTREDGSPIRPADVSVGGQMTVFPGIPGGHTNRYADSPTLLIHLRLDDARTARENNESAGKPDYMWGNYIAYSKICTHAGCPASLYEQQTNRLLCPCHQSQFLITDNAKPVFGPASRRLPQLPISVDDEGFFVATSDYTEIVGPDFWERP from the coding sequence ATGAGCACCGACATCGACACCACCCAGCAGCACCGCCAGCCAGCGCAGGTCAGCCTGGACGACCCCCGGCTGACGTCATTCGACGTGCTGAGCGAGGGCGCCCGGCGCGACGACATCGAGATCGTCCACTACGAGCCCCCGTTCCCGGTGCCCGGCACCAGGGCGGAACGGCGGATCAGCCGGTTCGTCGCCGGGCTGTTCCTGCTCGCCGGGCTCACCGCGACCGCGTTCCTGGTGGTCTTCATCTGGTGGCCCTGGGAGTACGAACTCGGCACCGGGATCAGCAAGTTCTACACTCCGCTGCTCGGCGTCAGCCTCGGGCTGACCTTGCTGGCCATCGGCGTCGGCATCCTCACCTGGGGCAAGAAGCTGCTGCCCCACGAGGTGGCGATCCAGGACCGGCACGACGGCCCGTCCAGCCCGGACGACCGCAAGATCACCGGCGGCACGCTCACCTACATGGTGGACGAGCTCGGGGTGAAGCGCCGCCCGCTGCTCGGGGTGTCGCTGCTGGCCGGGTTGGCTCCGGTCGCTGCGGTCGCGGCCGCTCCGCTGGTCGGCGGCCTGATCCGGGATCCGCACACCGACAACCAGATGGCCACCACCGGCTGGGAGCCGGTCGAGACGGTCGGTGGCGGCACCGAGCTGGTCCGGCTGACCAGGGAGGACGGCTCGCCGATCCGGCCCGCCGACGTCAGCGTCGGTGGTCAGATGACGGTCTTCCCCGGGATTCCCGGCGGACACACCAACCGGTACGCCGACTCGCCGACCCTGCTGATCCACCTGCGGCTGGACGACGCCCGGACCGCCCGGGAGAACAACGAGTCGGCGGGCAAGCCCGACTACATGTGGGGCAACTACATCGCGTACTCGAAGATCTGCACCCACGCGGGCTGTCCGGCGAGCCTGTACGAGCAGCAGACCAACCGGCTGCTCTGCCCCTGCCACCAGTCGCAGTTCCTGATCACCGACAACGCCAAGCCGGTCTTCGGCCCGGCCAGCCGTCGGCTGCCGCAGCTGCCCATCTCCGTCGACGACGAGGGCTTCTTCGTCGCCACCTCCGACTACACCGAGATCGTCGGACCCGACTTCTGGGAGCGGCCATGA
- a CDS encoding cytochrome c, with translation MTSDTPADRRADRGRGLLARLRSGRATPRGRGRRRLGTAVRLLAALFLAGGAYTVFAPGLQAQDTPQLSQAAEDGKALFDQSCISCHGRNAQGVEGRGPSLIGVGSASVEFQVGTGRMPMARQEAQAERKPVVFTEDEIRQLGQYIQELGGGPQMPDGEMLRTGGDIAVGGHLYRINCSSCHAFSGGGGALSSGKYAPSLEPATDRQLYAAMLTGPQNMPVFGDNQLTPEQKRDIIAFVQEGLKTDGDPGGLANLGRYGPVTEGIAIFLVGITALVFASLWIAGKS, from the coding sequence ATGACATCTGACACCCCCGCCGACCGGCGAGCCGACCGCGGACGCGGTCTCCTCGCCCGGCTGCGCAGCGGGCGGGCCACGCCGCGAGGCCGGGGCCGCCGCCGGCTGGGCACCGCGGTCCGGTTGCTCGCCGCGCTGTTCCTGGCCGGCGGTGCGTACACCGTCTTCGCCCCGGGCCTGCAGGCGCAGGACACCCCGCAGCTGTCCCAGGCGGCCGAGGACGGCAAGGCGCTGTTCGACCAGAGCTGCATCTCCTGCCATGGGCGCAACGCCCAGGGCGTCGAGGGACGCGGCCCCAGCCTGATCGGTGTCGGATCGGCGTCGGTGGAGTTCCAGGTCGGCACGGGCCGGATGCCGATGGCCCGGCAGGAGGCCCAGGCCGAGCGCAAGCCGGTGGTCTTCACCGAGGATGAGATCCGCCAGCTCGGCCAGTACATCCAGGAGCTGGGCGGCGGCCCGCAGATGCCGGACGGCGAGATGCTGCGCACCGGTGGTGACATCGCCGTCGGCGGCCATCTCTACCGGATCAACTGTTCGTCCTGCCACGCGTTCAGCGGCGGCGGCGGCGCGCTGTCCTCCGGCAAGTACGCACCGAGCCTGGAGCCGGCCACCGACCGGCAGCTGTACGCCGCCATGCTGACCGGTCCGCAGAACATGCCGGTCTTCGGGGACAACCAGCTCACCCCCGAACAGAAGCGGGACATCATCGCCTTCGTGCAGGAAGGGCTGAAGACCGACGGTGACCCGGGCGGGCTGGCCAACCTCGGCCGGTACGGTCCGGTGACCGAGGGCATCGCCATCTTCCTGGTCGGCATCACCGCGCTGGTCTTCGCCAGCCTGTGGATTGCGGGGAAGTCATGA
- a CDS encoding heme-copper oxidase subunit III, translated as MTAAPAIDKSRIHSLTRPNMVSVGTIVWLSSELMFFAALFAMYFSIRAADYSMWEEHTPQLNIPYATVFTAILVASSVTCQIGVFAAERGDVHALRRWFTITFVMGLIFLLGQINEYRELVHHGIKINGDGYGSVFYLTTGFHGLHVAGGLVAFLIYMVRTTMGRFTPAQATSAIVVSYYWHFVDVVWIGLYFMIYWLQ; from the coding sequence GTGACTGCGGCCCCAGCGATTGACAAGAGCCGGATCCACTCGCTGACCCGACCGAACATGGTCAGCGTCGGGACGATCGTGTGGCTCTCCAGCGAACTGATGTTCTTCGCGGCGCTGTTCGCGATGTACTTCTCCATCCGCGCGGCGGACTACAGCATGTGGGAGGAGCACACCCCACAGCTGAACATCCCGTACGCGACGGTCTTCACCGCGATCCTGGTGGCCTCCTCGGTCACCTGCCAGATCGGGGTGTTCGCCGCGGAGCGGGGAGACGTGCACGCGCTGCGGCGGTGGTTCACGATCACCTTCGTGATGGGCCTGATCTTCCTGCTCGGCCAGATCAACGAGTACCGGGAACTGGTCCACCACGGCATCAAGATCAACGGCGACGGGTACGGCTCGGTGTTCTACCTCACCACCGGCTTCCACGGCCTGCACGTGGCGGGCGGCCTGGTCGCCTTCCTGATCTACATGGTCCGTACCACGATGGGGCGGTTCACCCCGGCGCAGGCGACCTCGGCCATCGTCGTGTCGTACTACTGGCACTTCGTCGACGTGGTCTGGATCGGCCTCTACTTCATGATCTACTGGCTGCAATGA
- a CDS encoding cytochrome c oxidase assembly protein — protein MADVAAIAVPPFTVSALFTEIQLTNWLALVLVVAAGLYLYGVHRLRLRGDRWPVSRTVLFIGPGLGGIAAVTVSGLGAYDTTLLSVHMVQHMVLSMIAPIFLALGAPVTLALRTLPGTPRRRLLAVLHSRYVRVVTFPLVAFGLFVINPFVLYFTDLYRLTLESSLAHEFVHAHFIMTGCLFFWPLVGLDPLPGRWPYPARALLMVLSVPFHTVLGLTVMQSSTLFGDDWYPSLGLTWADPWADQEVAGGILWAGGEFVSVTMLAVLVVQWMRQSEREARRIDRELDRQEARQARAVAAAD, from the coding sequence GTGGCAGATGTCGCTGCGATCGCCGTCCCGCCGTTCACGGTCTCGGCCCTGTTCACCGAGATCCAGCTGACCAACTGGCTGGCGCTGGTGCTCGTCGTGGCCGCCGGCCTCTATCTGTACGGGGTGCACCGGCTACGACTGCGCGGTGACCGCTGGCCGGTGTCACGCACCGTACTGTTCATCGGCCCCGGGCTGGGGGGCATCGCCGCCGTCACGGTGAGCGGGCTGGGCGCGTACGACACCACTCTGCTGTCGGTGCACATGGTCCAGCACATGGTGCTGTCGATGATCGCGCCGATCTTCCTCGCCCTGGGCGCACCGGTCACCCTGGCGCTGCGCACCCTGCCCGGCACCCCGCGACGCCGCCTGCTCGCCGTCCTGCACAGCCGGTACGTCCGAGTGGTCACCTTCCCGCTGGTCGCCTTCGGCCTGTTCGTCATCAACCCGTTTGTGCTGTATTTCACTGATTTGTACAGGTTGACCCTGGAAAGCAGCCTCGCCCACGAGTTCGTCCACGCCCACTTCATCATGACCGGCTGCCTGTTCTTCTGGCCGCTGGTCGGGCTCGACCCGCTGCCCGGCCGCTGGCCGTACCCGGCCCGGGCGCTGCTGATGGTGCTCTCCGTGCCGTTCCACACCGTGCTCGGGCTCACCGTCATGCAGAGCAGCACCCTGTTCGGCGACGACTGGTACCCGTCGCTCGGGCTGACCTGGGCGGACCCGTGGGCCGACCAGGAGGTGGCCGGCGGCATCCTGTGGGCCGGTGGGGAGTTCGTCAGCGTCACCATGCTCGCCGTGCTGGTGGTGCAATGGATGCGCCAGTCCGAGCGGGAAGCCCGACGCATCGACCGGGAACTCGACCGTCAGGAGGCGCGACAGGCCCGCGCGGTGGCCGCCGCCGACTGA
- the trpD gene encoding anthranilate phosphoribosyltransferase gives MGERSWPNLLNALLAGEQLSTADTTWAMGEIMTGSATPAQIAGFAVALRAKGETSAELVGLVEAMIANAVPVGLPVGLRAETVDVVGTGGDRAHTVNISTMAAIVTAAAGARVVKHGNRAASSSCGAADLLEHFGIPLDLGPEGVARCVAEVGIGFCFAARYHPGMRHTGTTRREIGVPTVFNFLGPLTNPARPRAGAIGCFDTRMAPVMAEVFASRGDTALVMRGEDGLDELSTAAPTRVWFAADGVVRAMVVDAAEDLGVARSAPGDLRGGDAAFNADVTRRLLDGQAGPVRDAVLVNAAAALTAQAVQTGAAPGAELLETMRGQLSRAAEAVDSGAAAALLDRWVQVAKSAGATTG, from the coding sequence ATGGGTGAACGGTCCTGGCCGAATCTGCTCAACGCGCTGCTCGCCGGCGAGCAGCTCTCCACCGCCGACACCACCTGGGCGATGGGCGAGATCATGACGGGCTCCGCCACACCCGCGCAGATCGCCGGCTTCGCCGTTGCGCTGCGGGCCAAGGGTGAGACGTCAGCCGAACTGGTCGGGCTGGTGGAGGCGATGATCGCCAACGCGGTGCCGGTCGGTCTGCCGGTCGGCCTGCGCGCGGAGACGGTGGACGTGGTCGGCACCGGCGGGGACCGGGCCCACACGGTGAACATCTCCACCATGGCCGCGATCGTCACGGCGGCCGCCGGTGCCCGGGTGGTCAAGCACGGCAACCGGGCGGCCTCGTCCTCGTGCGGCGCCGCCGACCTGCTGGAGCACTTCGGTATCCCGCTCGATCTGGGGCCCGAAGGGGTGGCCCGGTGCGTGGCCGAGGTCGGCATCGGGTTCTGCTTCGCCGCCCGGTACCACCCGGGGATGCGGCACACCGGGACGACCCGGCGGGAGATCGGCGTACCGACCGTATTCAACTTCCTCGGCCCGCTGACCAACCCGGCCCGGCCCCGGGCCGGGGCGATCGGCTGTTTCGACACCCGGATGGCGCCGGTGATGGCCGAGGTGTTCGCCAGCCGGGGCGACACCGCGCTGGTGATGCGGGGTGAGGACGGCCTCGACGAGCTCAGCACCGCAGCCCCGACCAGGGTCTGGTTCGCCGCCGACGGCGTGGTCCGCGCGATGGTCGTGGACGCCGCCGAGGACCTGGGGGTCGCCCGCAGCGCCCCCGGTGATCTCCGTGGCGGGGACGCCGCCTTCAACGCCGACGTCACCCGCCGGCTGCTCGACGGCCAGGCCGGTCCGGTCCGGGACGCGGTGCTGGTCAATGCCGCAGCGGCGCTGACCGCTCAGGCGGTACAGACCGGCGCCGCGCCGGGCGCCGAGTTGCTGGAGACGATGCGGGGGCAGTTGAGCCGGGCCGCCGAGGCGGTGGACAGCGGCGCGGCCGCCGCGCTGCTGGACCGGTGGGTGCAGGTAGCCAAGTCGGCGGGTGCCACTACCGGGTGA
- a CDS encoding glycosyltransferase — protein sequence MLRIFLTALVVLGGVFLVSLLVAFGYGLLRPERVHRAARARGANHPRYGPVRHDQVAILVACRNGAGTIGAAVAAALRTGAPVFVVSDASTDDTARRAAEAGADVLDLATNVGKPAALHAGYRHFQLGARFRAVAILDDDVIIAENFVTEALATMTDQVAIAVGHNVTWWPREHRWNPWLAKRAYSYWNYQLFLRRIQSHFNVMNCISGSNSLYRVELLDRVLPQQPPYIVDDTYWVLETHRRDLGRVVYAPRATALLQDPTSLRDWYKQNLRWLWGTFQGILGHRVGRQVSTFDYAYLLLILHWVLYVAGAPLTIWVLATAGPGLLTGLLILAAGQGVWVALAAWRLRHPQLLLLLPLIMVADLIYRVIFVHAAVKAIRRPTVDRCVWSSPERIGTPTAAASTT from the coding sequence ATGTTGCGGATCTTCCTCACCGCACTGGTCGTCCTCGGCGGTGTCTTCCTCGTCTCCCTGCTGGTCGCGTTCGGCTACGGTCTGCTGCGCCCGGAACGGGTCCACCGCGCCGCCCGGGCACGCGGCGCCAACCACCCCCGGTACGGCCCGGTACGGCACGATCAGGTGGCCATCCTCGTCGCCTGCCGCAACGGTGCCGGCACCATCGGCGCCGCGGTGGCCGCAGCGCTCCGTACCGGGGCACCGGTTTTCGTCGTCTCCGACGCCTCGACCGACGACACCGCCCGCCGCGCGGCCGAGGCCGGCGCCGACGTGCTGGACCTGGCCACCAACGTCGGCAAGCCGGCCGCCTTGCACGCCGGGTACCGGCACTTCCAGCTCGGCGCACGGTTCCGGGCGGTGGCGATCCTCGACGACGACGTGATCATCGCCGAGAACTTCGTCACCGAGGCGCTGGCCACAATGACCGACCAGGTGGCGATCGCGGTCGGCCACAACGTCACCTGGTGGCCACGTGAGCACCGGTGGAATCCGTGGCTGGCCAAGCGGGCCTACAGCTACTGGAACTACCAGCTGTTCCTGCGCCGGATCCAGAGCCACTTCAACGTGATGAACTGCATCTCCGGCTCGAACTCGCTGTACCGGGTGGAGCTGCTCGACCGGGTGCTGCCGCAGCAGCCGCCGTACATCGTCGACGACACCTACTGGGTGCTGGAGACCCACCGCCGCGACCTGGGCCGGGTCGTCTACGCGCCCCGGGCAACCGCGCTGTTGCAGGACCCGACCTCACTACGCGACTGGTACAAGCAGAATCTGCGCTGGCTCTGGGGCACCTTCCAGGGCATCCTCGGTCACCGGGTGGGCCGGCAGGTCAGCACCTTCGACTACGCGTACCTGCTGCTGATCCTGCACTGGGTGCTGTACGTGGCGGGTGCCCCGCTCACCATCTGGGTGCTGGCCACCGCCGGACCAGGGCTGCTGACCGGGCTGCTGATACTGGCCGCCGGCCAGGGTGTCTGGGTGGCACTGGCCGCCTGGCGGCTACGCCACCCGCAGTTGCTGCTCCTACTCCCGCTGATCATGGTCGCCGACCTGATCTACCGGGTGATCTTCGTCCACGCGGCGGTCAAGGCCATCCGCCGGCCCACCGTCGACCGCTGTGTCTGGTCCTCGCCGGAGCGGATCGGCACCCCGACAGCCGCCGCCAGCACCACGTGA
- a CDS encoding cytochrome c oxidase subunit 4 — MKTEWRLFGIVAAFLLVVSGVYPAWTYGQLGHVEWIGTTALILSFLLCTMCGGFFWFVSRRIDLRPEDRPDAEISDGAGEVGFFSPGSYWPFGVALAATVAGLGLVFWQWWLLIFGLLSVIATAAGLLFEYYTGTRRTAEH, encoded by the coding sequence ATGAAGACCGAGTGGCGACTGTTCGGCATCGTCGCGGCGTTCCTGCTCGTCGTGTCCGGTGTCTACCCGGCGTGGACCTACGGGCAGCTCGGGCACGTCGAGTGGATCGGTACCACGGCGCTGATCCTGTCCTTCCTGCTCTGCACGATGTGTGGCGGCTTCTTCTGGTTCGTGTCGCGCCGGATCGATCTGCGCCCCGAGGACCGGCCGGACGCTGAGATCTCCGACGGAGCGGGCGAGGTCGGCTTCTTCAGCCCGGGCAGCTACTGGCCGTTCGGGGTGGCGCTGGCCGCGACCGTCGCCGGTCTCGGCCTGGTGTTCTGGCAGTGGTGGCTGCTCATCTTCGGGCTGCTCTCGGTGATCGCCACCGCGGCCGGCCTGCTGTTCGAGTACTACACCGGCACCCGGCGTACCGCCGAGCACTGA
- the coxB gene encoding cytochrome c oxidase subunit II: MVASDSAGQSSVAGRQPTRAWPASGRRQLRLRAVGLGIGGAALLTLLTGCDVGAAFGGFGWPQGITPQAHRMYDLWIASVIAALAVGVFVWGLIFWCIIRYRKRGDQLPVQTRFNMPMEFLYTIAPILIVSVLFYYTAVVQTDVDRLSEDPDVTVEVVAFKWNWQFNYRDGVGEDANTVASTVGSSDIIPVLVVPSERTIRFEETSTDVIHSFWVPELLFKRDVFPGSIRNQFEVTIEQNGAYVGRCAELCGTYHSMMNFEMRVVDPEQYDQFIAAKQAGSSTPDALAAIGEEPYAVTTFPFDTKRDAQNFGNASAQGAGS, from the coding sequence GTGGTCGCAAGCGATTCAGCAGGGCAGTCGTCGGTTGCCGGCCGGCAACCGACGCGGGCGTGGCCCGCGTCCGGGCGGCGTCAGCTCCGGTTGCGGGCCGTCGGGCTCGGTATCGGCGGCGCGGCACTGCTCACCCTGCTCACTGGCTGCGACGTCGGGGCGGCGTTCGGTGGCTTCGGCTGGCCGCAGGGCATCACCCCGCAGGCCCACCGGATGTACGACCTGTGGATCGCCTCGGTGATCGCGGCGCTCGCGGTCGGCGTCTTCGTCTGGGGCCTGATCTTCTGGTGCATCATCCGGTACCGCAAGCGCGGTGACCAGCTGCCGGTGCAGACCCGGTTCAACATGCCGATGGAGTTCCTCTACACCATCGCGCCGATCCTGATCGTGTCGGTGCTGTTCTACTACACGGCCGTGGTGCAGACCGACGTCGACCGGCTCAGCGAGGACCCGGACGTCACCGTCGAGGTCGTCGCGTTCAAGTGGAACTGGCAGTTCAACTACCGTGACGGGGTCGGCGAGGACGCCAACACGGTGGCGTCGACGGTCGGTTCGTCCGACATCATCCCGGTGCTGGTGGTGCCGTCGGAGCGGACCATCCGGTTCGAGGAGACCAGCACCGACGTGATCCACTCGTTCTGGGTGCCGGAGCTGCTGTTCAAGCGGGACGTCTTCCCGGGCAGCATCCGCAACCAGTTCGAGGTGACCATCGAACAGAACGGTGCCTACGTCGGCCGGTGCGCCGAGCTGTGTGGCACGTACCACTCGATGATGAACTTCGAGATGCGGGTGGTCGACCCGGAGCAGTACGACCAGTTCATCGCGGCGAAGCAGGCCGGTAGCTCGACGCCGGACGCGCTGGCCGCGATCGGGGAGGAGCCGTACGCGGTGACGACCTTCCCGTTCGATACCAAGCGGGACGCGCAGAACTTCGGTAACGCGAGCGCCCAGGGCGCGGGAAGCTGA